Proteins encoded together in one Fusobacterium varium window:
- the hemW gene encoding radical SAM family heme chaperone HemW: MVDGIYIHIPFCLNKCNYCDFLSFKSNGEERKKYVDYLLKELDLYPNYRYNTVYFGGGTPSLLDLEDVERILKRLDIAENAEVTMEVNPKTVDFDKLCKLRKIGINRLSIGIQSFDEKYLKILGRMHTSEEGVETFENARKAGFDNISLDLMFSLPGQNVEEVLKDLNKLLDMKPEHFSIYSLIWEEGTVFFEKLKKGILRETENEIEAEMFEKIIDTAEKRGYLHYEISNFCLEGKEAVHNTKYWENKEYLGIGLGASGYLDNIRYKNQMKFLEYYGSIDSKLRPILERETLTLEDIEEYKYIVGFRLLKKGVKATGKYLDICLSLEKRGYLKREDERFILTRKGLMVANDVLDEFV; encoded by the coding sequence ATGGTAGATGGAATATATATACATATTCCCTTCTGTTTAAACAAATGTAATTACTGTGATTTTCTCTCTTTTAAATCTAATGGAGAGGAAAGAAAAAAATATGTAGATTATCTATTAAAGGAGTTGGATCTATATCCAAACTATAGATATAATACAGTTTATTTCGGGGGGGGAACCCCCTCTCTTTTAGATTTAGAAGATGTAGAGAGAATATTAAAAAGATTAGATATAGCAGAAAATGCTGAAGTAACAATGGAAGTAAATCCTAAAACAGTGGATTTTGATAAACTATGCAAATTAAGAAAAATCGGAATAAATAGATTAAGTATAGGGATACAATCTTTTGATGAGAAATATTTGAAAATTTTAGGAAGAATGCATACAAGTGAAGAGGGAGTAGAAACCTTTGAAAATGCAAGAAAAGCAGGATTTGATAATATAAGTTTAGATCTTATGTTTTCATTACCTGGACAAAATGTAGAGGAAGTATTAAAAGATTTGAATAAACTTTTAGATATGAAACCTGAACATTTTTCAATATACTCTCTTATTTGGGAAGAGGGAACAGTTTTCTTTGAAAAGTTAAAAAAGGGAATTTTAAGAGAAACTGAAAATGAGATAGAAGCAGAGATGTTTGAAAAAATAATAGATACAGCAGAGAAAAGGGGATATCTTCACTATGAGATATCTAATTTTTGTTTGGAGGGAAAAGAGGCTGTACACAATACAAAATACTGGGAAAATAAGGAGTATCTAGGAATAGGATTAGGAGCTTCTGGATACCTTGATAATATACGATATAAAAATCAGATGAAATTTTTAGAATATTATGGTAGTATAGATAGTAAGTTAAGACCTATATTGGAAAGAGAAACATTAACCTTAGAAGATATTGAGGAGTATAAATATATTGTAGGATTTAGACTTTTGAAAAAAGGGGTAAAAGCTACTGGAAAATATCTTGATATCTGTCTTTCATTGGAAAAAAGAGGGTATTTAAAAAGAGAAGATGAGAGGTTTATTCTAACACGTAAGGGGTTAATGGTAGCTAATGATGTATTAGATGAATTTGTGTGA
- a CDS encoding YggS family pyridoxal phosphate-dependent enzyme, translating to MSRIEKNIEEIRKDIEEHSPNPEKVRFIGVTKYVGIDEMLEVAKCGVKVFGENKAQVIKEKEEKFRELGIDDVEWHFIGNLQKNKVKYIAEYVSLIHSVNKLSLAQEIDKRAEQNNRIIDVLLEINIAGEESKEGYDLEELYRELPEIMKLKNINIKGLMTMAPFTDDEVLVRGVFKRLREIKDKLNSEYFDDKLTELSMGMTNDYKIALEEGATLIRIGRKIFQ from the coding sequence ATGAGTAGGATAGAAAAAAATATAGAGGAGATTAGAAAAGATATAGAAGAGCACTCCCCAAATCCAGAAAAAGTAAGATTTATTGGTGTTACTAAATATGTAGGAATAGACGAGATGCTAGAAGTAGCAAAGTGTGGAGTAAAAGTTTTTGGAGAAAACAAAGCTCAAGTTATAAAGGAAAAAGAGGAAAAATTCAGAGAATTGGGAATAGATGATGTAGAGTGGCATTTTATTGGTAATCTACAAAAAAATAAGGTAAAATATATAGCTGAATATGTGAGTTTAATTCACTCTGTAAATAAATTATCTCTAGCTCAAGAGATAGATAAGAGGGCAGAGCAAAATAATAGAATAATAGATGTATTATTAGAGATAAATATTGCAGGAGAAGAGAGCAAAGAGGGATATGATCTAGAGGAACTATATAGAGAGTTACCTGAGATAATGAAACTAAAAAATATAAATATAAAGGGATTAATGACTATGGCACCTTTTACAGATGATGAGGTTCTAGTAAGAGGGGTATTTAAAAGATTGAGAGAGATAAAAGATAAATTAAATAGTGAGTATTTTGATGATAAATTAACAGAGTTGTCAATGGGAATGACAAATGACTATAAAATAGCCTTAGAAGAGGGAGCTACATTAATAAGAATAGGAAGAAAAATATTTCAATAG
- the sepF gene encoding cell division protein SepF, whose product MKKKNGGIKVIQDLKELLGIDNPEATGIDEIDELDGIEDTGIIEVNAGKENEVPVQKEIPTPTRDKGNTGSSLESELNGAGNYQTIFVDPKTFADCKKIATYIKNDKMVTLNLEYLDLPTAQRLMDFLAGAMCIKGASFIEISKKVYTAVPKSMKVYYEGKKDSRGRTILDFGREDK is encoded by the coding sequence ATGAAAAAGAAGAATGGTGGAATAAAAGTAATTCAAGATTTAAAAGAGCTTTTAGGAATAGACAATCCTGAAGCTACTGGAATAGATGAAATTGATGAATTAGATGGTATAGAGGATACTGGAATAATTGAAGTAAATGCTGGAAAAGAAAATGAAGTGCCAGTTCAAAAAGAGATACCAACACCAACTAGAGATAAAGGAAATACTGGATCTAGTTTAGAATCAGAGCTTAATGGTGCTGGAAACTATCAAACTATATTTGTAGATCCTAAAACTTTTGCTGACTGCAAGAAGATAGCTACATATATAAAAAATGATAAGATGGTTACATTGAATCTTGAATATTTAGATCTTCCTACTGCTCAAAGACTTATGGACTTTTTAGCAGGAGCAATGTGCATAAAGGGAGCTAGTTTTATTGAGATTAGTAAAAAAGTATATACTGCTGTTCCTAAGAGCATGAAAGTATACTATGAAGGTAAAAAAGATAGTAGAGGAAGAACAATTTTAGATTTTGGAAGAGAGGATAAATAG
- a CDS encoding 7-cyano-7-deazaguanine synthase: MEKKIKALALFSGGLDSALAVKVVKDQGVEVIGLNFVSHFFGGKNEKAESMAKQLGIQLEYIDFKKRHTDMMQNPVYGRGKNMNPCIDCHSLMFKIAGELLEKYDAQFVISGEVLGQRPMSQNSAALEKVKALSGMDDLILRPLSAKLLPPSKAELEGWVDREQLLDIQGRSRARQMELTEKYGLVEYPTPGGGCLLTDPAYSDRLEIIEKDGLMDEEHSYLFHLIKKTRFYRLGEKKYLFVGRDEEGNSRIEEYKEKGTLHVAGYKVGGPRILGYGNFTDEDKKFVAELFSRYSKVKGKSEIEVRVNNQVVKVAPVDIEEIERKIKEYQVVAQ; encoded by the coding sequence GTGGAAAAAAAAATAAAAGCATTGGCACTTTTTTCAGGAGGATTGGATAGTGCTTTAGCTGTTAAAGTAGTAAAAGATCAAGGAGTAGAGGTTATAGGTTTAAACTTTGTTTCTCACTTCTTTGGTGGAAAAAATGAAAAAGCTGAAAGTATGGCAAAACAACTTGGAATACAACTGGAGTATATAGATTTTAAGAAGAGACATACAGATATGATGCAAAATCCTGTATATGGAAGAGGAAAAAATATGAACCCATGTATAGATTGTCACTCATTAATGTTTAAAATAGCAGGAGAACTTCTTGAAAAATATGATGCTCAATTTGTAATTTCAGGAGAGGTTTTAGGACAAAGACCTATGTCACAAAACTCAGCAGCATTGGAAAAAGTGAAAGCTTTATCAGGAATGGATGATCTTATATTAAGACCTCTATCAGCAAAATTACTGCCACCAAGTAAAGCAGAACTTGAAGGATGGGTAGATAGAGAGCAACTTCTTGACATTCAAGGAAGAAGTAGAGCTAGACAGATGGAACTTACAGAAAAGTATGGACTTGTAGAATATCCAACTCCAGGTGGAGGTTGCCTATTGACAGATCCAGCATATTCTGATAGACTAGAAATAATTGAAAAAGATGGTCTTATGGATGAGGAACACTCATATCTTTTCCATCTTATAAAGAAAACAAGATTTTATAGACTAGGTGAAAAGAAATATCTATTTGTAGGTAGAGATGAAGAGGGAAATAGTAGAATAGAAGAATATAAGGAAAAGGGAACTCTTCATGTAGCAGGATATAAAGTAGGAGGACCTCGTATTTTAGGATATGGTAACTTTACAGATGAGGATAAAAAGTTTGTAGCAGAACTGTTCTCAAGATATTCTAAAGTTAAAGGTAAAAGTGAGATTGAGGTTAGAGTAAATAACCAAGTAGTGAAGGTAGCACCAGTAGATATAGAAGAGATAGAGAGAAAAATAAAAGAGTATCAAGTCGTAGCACAGTAG
- a CDS encoding alanine:cation symporter family protein, with protein sequence MNWFENLVNQINNVMWNQNLLVVLLVISGIYFTLRTKGVQFRLFGHMIKLITEKTKANQEGVSSFQAFCISTASRVGVGNLAGVVAAVSVGGPGAVFWMWVVALLSSGTAFIEATIALLYREKDPHGGYRGGAPYFIEKGLKMRWLGVIFVVFALICWAGVFQIISNSVTESFATAFNIDPRKTSLVLVALAAVVLFGRRDKIVKVLDKMVPFMSVIYLGVVIFIIVKNITVLPSMFTNIFNHAFGIKQFLGGTFGSVVMQGVKRGLFSNEAGSGSAPCAAAAAEIEHPVKQGLVQALGVFVDTILICSATAFVILLSDGKIPEGLQGMTLLQEAFRYQVGDWGVVFTAVILFLFSFSTMLGISFYAKPNLAFLHDKLWLQEAFKVFTLVMLYIGGVRQNFLVWNLADLGLGLMTIVNLIGVYPLTSKAVESLKEYEEKFIIKTK encoded by the coding sequence ATGAATTGGTTTGAAAACCTTGTAAATCAAATTAATAATGTGATGTGGAATCAAAATTTATTGGTAGTGTTATTGGTGATAAGTGGAATATACTTTACACTTAGAACAAAGGGAGTTCAATTTAGACTATTTGGACATATGATAAAATTAATAACTGAAAAAACAAAGGCTAATCAAGAGGGAGTTAGTTCATTCCAAGCTTTCTGTATTTCGACAGCATCAAGAGTTGGAGTTGGAAACTTAGCAGGAGTTGTAGCTGCTGTATCAGTTGGAGGACCTGGAGCTGTATTTTGGATGTGGGTTGTAGCTCTTTTAAGTTCAGGGACAGCATTTATAGAAGCAACAATTGCACTTCTATATAGAGAAAAAGATCCACATGGTGGGTATAGAGGTGGAGCTCCATACTTTATTGAAAAAGGATTAAAAATGAGATGGTTAGGAGTAATATTTGTAGTATTTGCTTTAATATGTTGGGCAGGGGTATTCCAAATTATTTCAAACTCTGTAACTGAATCATTTGCAACAGCTTTTAATATTGACCCTAGAAAAACTTCTCTTGTTTTAGTAGCACTAGCAGCAGTTGTTCTTTTTGGTAGAAGAGATAAGATAGTAAAAGTTTTAGATAAAATGGTACCTTTTATGTCTGTAATTTATCTAGGTGTAGTTATATTTATAATTGTAAAGAATATTACAGTTTTACCAAGTATGTTTACAAATATATTTAATCATGCTTTTGGAATTAAACAATTTTTAGGTGGAACTTTTGGTAGTGTAGTAATGCAAGGGGTAAAGAGAGGACTTTTCTCAAATGAGGCTGGATCAGGATCAGCTCCATGTGCAGCAGCTGCAGCAGAGATAGAACATCCAGTAAAACAAGGTTTAGTTCAAGCTTTAGGAGTTTTTGTAGATACAATTTTAATATGTAGTGCAACAGCTTTTGTTATTCTTCTTTCAGATGGAAAAATTCCTGAAGGGTTACAAGGAATGACACTTTTACAAGAGGCATTTAGATATCAAGTTGGAGACTGGGGAGTTGTTTTCACAGCAGTAATACTATTCCTATTTTCATTTAGTACAATGCTAGGAATAAGTTTCTATGCTAAACCAAACTTAGCATTTTTACATGATAAACTTTGGCTACAAGAGGCATTTAAAGTGTTTACTCTAGTTATGCTATATATTGGAGGGGTAAGACAAAACTTCCTAGTGTGGAACCTTGCAGATTTAGGGCTTGGATTGATGACAATTGTAAACTTAATAGGGGTATATCCATTGACATCAAAGGCAGTAGAATCTTTAAAAGAGTATGAAGAAAAGTTTATTATTAAAACAAAATAG
- the proB gene encoding glutamate 5-kinase: protein MKKGIQERIKSSKRIVIKVGTSTLTYENGNLNLGLLNKLAWVLSDLRNQGRDVILVTSGAIGVGSKKLNFKTRPKETREKQAAAAVGQAELMHIYQNFFGEYSQRVAQILLTKDDFKEGERKTNTTNTLETLLNFGVIPIVNANDTISTFEIEFSDNDRLSASVASLIGADLLIILTDIDALYDSNPKTHPDAKRISYVEKVTDEIMKMGGEKGSEFSVGGMETKLLAARECYDGRVIMGILDGSEPLLIEKLISGEDVGTIFDCMED, encoded by the coding sequence ATGAAAAAAGGTATACAAGAGAGGATAAAAAGTTCTAAAAGAATAGTAATTAAAGTTGGAACTTCTACTCTTACATATGAAAATGGAAATTTGAATTTAGGGCTTTTAAATAAGTTAGCTTGGGTTTTAAGTGATCTTAGAAATCAAGGAAGAGATGTTATCCTTGTAACTTCTGGAGCAATAGGAGTTGGATCAAAAAAGCTAAACTTTAAAACTAGACCGAAAGAAACTAGAGAGAAACAAGCAGCAGCAGCAGTTGGACAAGCAGAATTAATGCATATATATCAAAACTTTTTTGGAGAATATAGCCAAAGAGTTGCTCAAATACTTTTAACAAAAGATGATTTTAAAGAGGGAGAGAGAAAAACTAATACAACAAATACCCTTGAAACACTTTTAAATTTTGGAGTAATCCCTATTGTTAATGCTAATGATACAATATCTACTTTTGAAATTGAGTTCAGTGATAATGATAGACTTTCAGCAAGTGTGGCATCTTTAATTGGAGCAGATCTATTAATTATCTTAACAGATATTGATGCTCTTTATGATTCAAACCCTAAAACTCATCCAGACGCAAAAAGAATATCATATGTTGAAAAAGTAACAGATGAGATTATGAAAATGGGTGGAGAAAAAGGAAGTGAATTTAGTGTAGGAGGTATGGAAACAAAACTTCTTGCAGCTAGAGAGTGTTATGATGGTAGAGTAATTATGGGAATCTTAGATGGTTCAGAACCTCTTTTAATAGAAAAATTAATATCTGGAGAAGATGTAGGAACTATTTTTGATTGTATGGAGGATTAA
- a CDS encoding glutamate-5-semialdehyde dehydrogenase encodes MEIRLIGEAAKKASVKVAQLSTEEKNRVLLKAADALLENKESILNINRKDVENAVANGVKQAFIDRLTLTEKRLKDMAKGLREIAALNDPVGEYVYGKTLPNGLIIQQKRVPLGVVAIIFESRPNVTADAFGLCLKSGNVVILRGGKEAIQTNIAIVDIFRKVLKECGISEDAVQVVKDTSHEKAGELMKANEYVDVLIPRGSARLINTVINNSTIPCIQTGIGNCHIYVDKSGDLQKALDIIINAKTQRPGVCNAVETLLINREIAEKFLPTLGEELLSRNVEIRGDEVVTKLIPQAKVATEEDWATEYEDYIVAIKTVDTLDEVIEHIGKYGTKHSESIITEDYSNAQRFLNEVDAAAVYVNASTRFTDGGQFGFGAEIGISTQKLHARGPMGLKELTTTKYVIFGNGQVRK; translated from the coding sequence ATGGAGATCAGATTAATAGGTGAGGCTGCAAAAAAGGCATCAGTAAAGGTGGCTCAACTTTCAACAGAAGAGAAAAATAGAGTACTTTTAAAAGCAGCAGATGCACTTTTAGAAAATAAAGAAAGTATTTTAAATATAAATAGAAAAGATGTAGAAAATGCAGTAGCTAATGGAGTAAAACAAGCATTTATTGATAGACTTACTCTTACTGAAAAAAGATTGAAAGATATGGCTAAAGGATTGAGAGAGATAGCAGCTCTTAATGATCCTGTGGGAGAGTATGTATATGGAAAAACTCTTCCAAATGGATTGATTATTCAACAAAAAAGAGTTCCCCTTGGTGTTGTAGCTATAATATTTGAATCACGTCCAAATGTAACAGCTGATGCTTTTGGACTTTGTTTAAAAAGTGGAAATGTAGTGATTCTTAGAGGTGGAAAAGAGGCTATACAAACAAATATAGCTATAGTTGATATATTTAGAAAAGTTTTAAAAGAGTGTGGAATCTCTGAAGATGCTGTGCAAGTGGTTAAGGATACTAGCCATGAGAAAGCAGGAGAGTTAATGAAAGCTAATGAGTATGTAGATGTACTTATTCCAAGGGGAAGTGCTAGACTTATCAATACAGTTATAAATAATAGCACAATTCCTTGTATTCAAACAGGAATAGGAAATTGCCATATCTATGTGGACAAAAGTGGAGATCTACAAAAGGCATTGGATATAATAATAAATGCTAAAACTCAAAGACCTGGTGTATGCAATGCTGTTGAAACTTTATTAATAAATAGAGAGATAGCTGAGAAATTTTTACCAACTTTAGGTGAAGAGCTTTTATCAAGAAATGTAGAGATAAGAGGAGATGAAGTTGTAACTAAGTTGATTCCTCAAGCTAAAGTTGCTACTGAAGAGGATTGGGCAACTGAGTATGAAGACTATATTGTGGCAATAAAAACAGTTGATACACTTGATGAGGTAATTGAGCATATTGGAAAATATGGAACAAAACACTCTGAATCGATTATAACTGAAGATTACTCTAATGCACAAAGATTTTTAAATGAAGTAGATGCAGCTGCTGTTTATGTAAATGCTTCAACTAGATTTACAGATGGTGGACAATTTGGTTTTGGAGCTGAGATAGGAATTAGTACACAAAAACTTCATGCTAGAGGACCAATGGGATTAAAAGAGTTAACTACTACTAAATATGTGATTTTTGGTAATGGACAAGTAAGGAAATAG